The following coding sequences are from one Halomonas sp. HAL1 window:
- a CDS encoding helix-turn-helix transcriptional regulator, translating into MAKRNLHSVLFPKQRKILTHFGEDLLLAMKRRGLTKKMLCERTGFDHKTVNKVFAGDPGVAIGTYLKIMAVLGMESNFSEVAAHDELGIKLQNIKLLEGSK; encoded by the coding sequence ATGGCAAAGCGAAACTTACACAGCGTGCTGTTTCCAAAGCAGCGCAAAATTCTCACTCATTTTGGTGAGGATTTGTTGCTAGCAATGAAGCGACGAGGGTTGACCAAAAAAATGCTCTGCGAGCGAACTGGGTTTGATCATAAAACCGTGAACAAAGTATTTGCTGGCGATCCTGGTGTGGCGATTGGCACCTATTTGAAAATCATGGCTGTGTTGGGCATGGAAAGTAACTTCTCTGAAGTGGCCGCACATGACGAGCTAGGCATCAAACTGCAAAACATCAAACTTCTGGAAGGTTCAAAATGA
- a CDS encoding type II toxin-antitoxin system HipA family toxin, which yields MSRELVEVYADWHPIEQPLLIGQLAYSDSSRGGVFSFAYDRAFLKSPYCLQIDPLLTLHAGEFHNDEADKNFRAFLDSSPDRWGRILMQRRAAIENRKGIRPSNRLTELDYLLGVHDSYRMGGIRFKRPDSPHFLDNNTEFAAPPMAALRELEHAAIQIEKDDNIDSDEYYRWLKMLISPGSSLGGASPKACVTDEQNHLWIAKFPNLNDTYDVGAWEMVCYELALTAGIEMFPSEIRKFSTQHHTFLTKRFDRVNDKRLHFSSAMTQLQYYDGEHSHGASYLEIAEFLSNQGAQTKADLAQLWRRIVFNIAVSNTDDHLRNHGFLLTNNGWKLSPAYDLNPIVGKLGLHLNITDTDNALDYQLAFEVQDFFRLTQTEAMQIYDEVLNAVKQWQLIAQRLGISRAEQTMKQEAFNV from the coding sequence ATGAGCCGTGAGTTGGTAGAGGTTTATGCAGATTGGCATCCCATTGAGCAACCATTATTAATTGGTCAGTTGGCTTATAGTGACTCAAGTCGTGGCGGCGTATTTAGCTTTGCCTATGACAGAGCTTTTTTAAAATCACCCTACTGTTTGCAAATTGACCCCTTGCTGACTCTGCATGCCGGTGAGTTTCACAATGACGAAGCAGATAAAAACTTTCGTGCATTTTTAGATTCATCGCCAGATCGCTGGGGACGTATTCTGATGCAGCGCAGGGCGGCTATCGAAAATCGCAAAGGTATTCGGCCGAGTAATCGATTAACGGAGCTCGATTATTTGCTTGGGGTACATGATTCCTACCGCATGGGCGGAATTCGCTTTAAAAGACCAGACTCACCTCATTTTCTGGATAACAATACCGAATTTGCGGCGCCACCCATGGCAGCGCTGCGCGAGTTAGAGCATGCTGCCATCCAAATTGAAAAAGACGATAACATCGATAGTGATGAATACTACCGGTGGTTGAAAATGTTGATTTCTCCCGGCTCTTCTTTGGGCGGTGCAAGCCCAAAAGCCTGTGTTACTGACGAGCAGAATCACCTTTGGATAGCTAAATTTCCAAATTTAAATGACACCTACGATGTCGGTGCGTGGGAGATGGTGTGTTATGAGCTCGCTTTAACGGCCGGTATTGAGATGTTTCCTAGCGAGATCCGAAAATTCTCGACTCAGCACCATACCTTCTTGACCAAGCGCTTTGATCGGGTGAATGACAAACGGCTACATTTTTCATCCGCAATGACGCAGCTCCAGTACTATGATGGTGAGCATTCGCACGGTGCTAGTTATCTTGAAATCGCAGAATTTCTCTCTAATCAGGGGGCACAAACAAAAGCTGATCTTGCCCAATTATGGCGACGGATAGTGTTTAACATTGCCGTATCGAATACAGATGATCACTTGCGTAATCACGGTTTTCTGTTAACTAACAATGGCTGGAAGCTATCACCTGCTTACGATTTAAACCCCATTGTTGGAAAGCTAGGCCTTCACCTGAATATTACCGATACTGACAACGCGCTTGACTACCAGCTTGCCTTTGAAGTGCAAGATTTCTTCAGGCTAACTCAAACCGAGGCAATGCAAATTTACGATGAGGTTTTAAATGCAGTGAAACAGTGGCAATTGATTGCACAGCGATTAGGGATCAGCCGAGCAGAGCAAACCATGAAGCAAGAAGCCTTTAATGTGTGA
- a CDS encoding AAA family ATPase: MRRLFYCRGGHSQLVLLACLLSEDPVFKKLLGNLNIEAIESALFVLKKPYSAKNLDESDIELGDSRFWYRRGTVVNGFLEKLWQVAWAPVQETKQIAVDFRRRPEKQELLYLFVPNNQSLKKLGEEVGTPERFFRYAEAAYIGDLLEEVRITVKKSKGHGGDVEFKQLSEGELQMLTVLGLMRITREDHCLFLLDEPDTHLNPIWKLRYFDDIEGVLSSEKDSLVQGESQILITTHDPMMVGSLKREQVHILRKHGDCSIVESPDVHPQGMGVTGLLKSELFGLSSTLDIETERRLFRRNELFVKSPRTADDDAELSRLSAELADLGFSTADFRDPDYALFVRKMAQHRKFRKPVLTPEEQAEQDRIAGEIISEILREEDGE; this comes from the coding sequence GAAGTTATTGGGTAACTTAAACATCGAGGCAATAGAGTCCGCTTTATTTGTGCTTAAAAAGCCATATTCTGCCAAGAATTTGGACGAGAGTGATATCGAACTTGGAGACTCACGCTTTTGGTATCGACGCGGGACAGTCGTAAATGGATTTCTCGAAAAACTTTGGCAAGTTGCTTGGGCGCCGGTTCAAGAAACAAAGCAGATAGCAGTAGATTTTCGCCGACGGCCAGAGAAGCAAGAGCTGCTGTACTTGTTTGTTCCCAATAATCAAAGCCTTAAAAAACTGGGCGAAGAAGTAGGCACTCCCGAGCGCTTCTTCCGCTATGCAGAGGCAGCCTATATTGGCGATTTATTGGAAGAAGTTCGCATTACTGTTAAGAAGTCAAAGGGGCACGGAGGGGACGTCGAATTCAAGCAGCTATCCGAAGGTGAGCTGCAAATGCTCACCGTACTCGGCCTGATGCGCATCACTCGTGAAGACCACTGTTTGTTCTTATTAGACGAGCCTGACACCCACTTAAATCCTATCTGGAAGCTACGCTACTTCGACGATATTGAAGGCGTTCTAAGCTCAGAAAAAGATTCTTTGGTACAAGGCGAATCGCAAATCCTGATCACCACGCACGACCCCATGATGGTAGGAAGCCTGAAACGCGAACAGGTGCATATTTTGCGAAAACACGGTGATTGCTCCATTGTTGAATCTCCTGACGTGCATCCACAGGGAATGGGTGTTACCGGCCTGCTGAAAAGTGAGTTGTTTGGTTTATCTTCCACACTGGACATCGAAACCGAACGCCGCCTGTTTCGTCGTAATGAACTGTTTGTAAAATCGCCACGTACTGCTGATGACGATGCCGAGTTATCACGGCTTTCTGCCGAGCTGGCCGATCTTGGTTTTTCTACTGCTGATTTCCGTGACCCAGACTACGCACTTTTCGTGCGTAAAATGGCGCAGCATCGCAAATTCCGAAAACCGGTGTTAACGCCAGAGGAGCAAGCCGAACAAGATCGCATCGCCGGTGAAATCATCAGTGAAATTCTGCGTGAGGAGGACGGCGAATGA